The Limisphaera ngatamarikiensis genomic sequence GGCATCTTTTACCAGGTCAAACGCCCCACGAGAAACCAGCGCGAGCAGGAGATCATCAAGGCCGCGCGGGAGAAGTTCAAAGACCTGAAAGACTGGCAAATCCTTCAAAAAACCTTCGACCGCATGAAGTAAGATGCCCGGGCGAATCCGTTCCCCTCGGGCGAGGCTGCGGGTTTAACCTCGTCCCTCCTGCGTGCCGGTCTGAGAGGACACCGGGGATTCGCCCATGCCGAGCACCCCACAAGACCGGAGCCCGGGCATTCCTCCGTTGGGCCGGGCACACCCGGTAGCCCTCCTGTCCTCTGTGATCTCTGTGATTCGAGAACCGGCCCCGTGGCGTCCCCTTCCCTTCAACGGCAGGCGCTTGCGCTGTTGGGCGGAGATGCAGGCCGGGGCATTGGGCGGTCTTGGCGTCGGTGATGTTCGCCAACCCGCGATCCGGACTGCACTCCCGGTCCATGCACGGCCGATGGGTGCTGGCCGGCCTAACGGTTCCCGGTCGACGCAAGGGTCTGGAGGACGGCGGCAATGGTACCCGGTGCGTTGCCTTCGAAACGATTGTTCACATAAACCCACAGCGGTCGTGGACGGCCGGTCCGAAGGGAGCTCCGGATGAGTTCGACCGTGGCGGCGCGCGTGTCGGGTTGTGGGTCCCGGATCTGGTCATACGGGCTGAACGACCGCACCGCGTCCTCGTAGCGCCGGCCGGGCCGCAGGAGAAGTCGGACCCCGAGCGCGCCTTCCCATTGGTCTGCAGCAGCCAGACGGACCTGATCGGCCAGCGGCGGTGTGCCCTCCCAACTGTTCAGCACGGGCGCCACGCCGTGACGTCTCAGGCACTGAAAGTACTCCTGCTGAAGAAAAGTCCGGTTGCGGATCTCCACACCGTACGGCCAGCCTGCCGGCAACCGGGCCAAAAACCGGTCCAGGGACTCCACGAAATCCCGACCGCGGGCAAAGTCCGCCGGATAAAATCGCGAGAACTCGAAGATCAACAGTCCCACCCGGTCCCGGATTACCGTCATGGGCTCGAGATAGTTCTCCTGGAAGAGGTCCGCGTTGAGGAAATCCGGATTGGGCTGGCCGGCCCGGGGGCCGAAACGGTCGAGGTTGGGGAAGCGTTTCACCGTGATGGTATCAGTGACCTTGAACGCGAAACGGAACTGACCGGGCACCTGTGCGGCCAATCCCTCCAGCATGGCCCGCGTGGGAAAGGTGTAATAGGCCGCGTCCACGCACACGGTCGGGAAAACCTCCGCATACTCACCCAGGCACTCCCGCTGGAACCTGCGCTCGGCAAACCGACCCTGCCAGAGGTAGCGGTTGCGGTCATAGACCTGACCGATCCATCCCGGATATTTCCAAGAGGAGGTCCCGATGAAGATCCCGGACAGAGTCAGCCTTCGGAGCTGCTCCCGCACGAACTCGCGGTCCAAAGGCGTCGGATGCGGCGTTTCTCCACAGTCAAAGAGCTCAGGGGGGTGCATGATCTAGAACTTCAACTCGCGCTGGAGAAACCCCGCGATCCAACGCAAGGTGACCTCGGGTGTGCCGACCAAAAGACCCCGGACTTTCCCGGAAGCCAATGCGATTTTCAATTCCGGCAGCGGTTGACCGTTGACTTCGATCGAACTCGGGCCCACGCTCACCCCAGCAATTTCCGGCCGCTGCCAGGCAAGGTTCCGTGTCCGCAACAAACTCCGGATCTGGATCCGCAATTCCCAGGGGTCCAACACGAGGGTCACCCGCCGCAGGGCCTGGTTGATGCTGAACAAACAGAGAACGAGCCCTGTCAAGAATAGGAACCCCATACCAACCCAGAACTCCCAGCGGTTCACATCACCTCCCCCCTTCGACGGGGGCACGCCCGTCAGGATCAGGGTTGCCGCAAGGAGAGGGATGCCGACAAATCCGCTACCCACCAGCAAAAGATCAGACGCCAATCCGTGCCAGCCCGTCGGATGCAGTTGGAGGTGGACCTCCTTATCGATCTTTTCGCAGCTGAGGCCCGGAACCGGGGCCCCGCTTTCCAGCCATACCGACTCCGCTTCTGCCAGGGAGACGGTGTCCCCAAGATCCCAAACAGGAACCGGTTTGTGAAGAGCTGCGTCCAAAAATGGCTTGAGTTCCTTGGCGAGCTCAACAAGCCATTCCCGGGGATAATCAGCTGCAAGCTTGGCGATTGAACCCGTGGCGTAGTGGGCCACCAACGACCATGAACCGTGGGAATCGGACGGGCTTCCCGTTCCACCTTGCCGGGCCCGGAAGGGCCGGATTTCCAGCCCGATGGGTGGTTTGTTCGGCACCCGTTGGGAAAGGGTCAACCAGCGCCATCGTTGCCGCGCTTTCAGGCGCCCTTCCGTGCACAAGACCTCGGTCCGTCCCCATGCGAACGTTGCGCCCGGCCAGAACAGGGCTGCAGCAACCAACAACGTTACCCCGAAGAGTGACATCAAAAGGCCCAGGTTTGATGCAGCCGTGTTCCGAGCGATCCAGAGGAGACGCCCGACAAACGCGAGTTCAACGAGGGCGGCGATCACCAGCAATATGCCGATTGTGCGCAGCGGACCGCCAGGACGCGGTGGCAAGACGATTCGCACGCCACCGGGCACGGGCTCGGTTGTGATTCGAACCGTGGTCAAGTCCGACGGGTCCATGCCGGGATTCCGTTCCATTGCGTGTTGCAGGGCCGGCGCCGTGGGCAACCGTGGCGGCCACCGTTCGGTGACCGGGCGCTGCTGACGTCATTTATTGGAACGTGTCGGAACGCTGGAGGCAAGTTGGCTTCCATTCCAAGCCTCGCCCGGATTTCACACGCACACCCCGGCCTCGGTCGTGTGTGTCATTTGCACCGGTGGGTGCAAGAGGAGAAAGACGAAAGCCTGGAATCCCGGACACGGACCGGAACCCGGCGGATCAGAGCCTGCGTTCCCCGGCCATGTGAGCCAGCAACCGATCGTTCATTTCCCGGGCCGGGTTATGACCGGACTCGACCAGTTTGATGTGGAAGGCGGCCACTTCGATCAGGCGGGCAAGGTCGCGGCCCGGTCGCACCGGCAGGGTGATGTGGGGCACTTTCTGGCCGAGGATCTCGATGTATTCCTGCTCCATGCCGAGGCGATCCACGTCGGGCACCTCCTCCCAGGGTTTGAGCGTGATAACCAGGTCCAGTTCCTTGCTCAGGCGGACGCTGCGGACGCCGAACATGGCGGCGACGTTGATGATGCCGATGCCGCGCACTTCCATGTAACCCCGGGTCAGTTCCGGACTGGTGCCGATCAGACGGTGCCCCTCCACGAGTGTGAACCGGGTGGCGTCGTCCGATACGAGGCTGTAACCGCGCTCGATCAGCGCCAGGACACTTTCGCTTTTGCCGATGCCGCTCTCGCCGCGGATCAGGACGCCGATGCCGAGGATGTCCACCATGCTGCCCAATTCGGTGCACCGGGGCGCGAACAGGGCTTCCAGGGCCATGGTGGCCCGGTTGATGAACTGCATGGTAATCAGGGGACATTGGAACAGGGGCACGTCCTGTTTCTCGGCCAGGCGCACCAGGTCCGGGTCCGGCCGCAAGCTGCGGCTATAGACCACGCAGGGGATGGGTTTGGAAAAAA encodes the following:
- a CDS encoding DUF72 domain-containing protein encodes the protein MHPPELFDCGETPHPTPLDREFVREQLRRLTLSGIFIGTSSWKYPGWIGQVYDRNRYLWQGRFAERRFQRECLGEYAEVFPTVCVDAAYYTFPTRAMLEGLAAQVPGQFRFAFKVTDTITVKRFPNLDRFGPRAGQPNPDFLNADLFQENYLEPMTVIRDRVGLLIFEFSRFYPADFARGRDFVESLDRFLARLPAGWPYGVEIRNRTFLQQEYFQCLRRHGVAPVLNSWEGTPPLADQVRLAAADQWEGALGVRLLLRPGRRYEDAVRSFSPYDQIRDPQPDTRAATVELIRSSLRTGRPRPLWVYVNNRFEGNAPGTIAAVLQTLASTGNR
- the hprK gene encoding HPr(Ser) kinase/phosphatase; this encodes MGAPEKETVTVERFYTEFADELGLRLIAGAGGLKRVIREPTINRPGLVLTGFTRYFAFKRIQVLGNAETHYLRSLDRAERLKRYRLLFSKPIPCVVYSRSLRPDPDLVRLAEKQDVPLFQCPLITMQFINRATMALEALFAPRCTELGSMVDILGIGVLIRGESGIGKSESVLALIERGYSLVSDDATRFTLVEGHRLIGTSPELTRGYMEVRGIGIINVAAMFGVRSVRLSKELDLVITLKPWEEVPDVDRLGMEQEYIEILGQKVPHITLPVRPGRDLARLIEVAAFHIKLVESGHNPAREMNDRLLAHMAGERRL